In Mycobacteriales bacterium, a single genomic region encodes these proteins:
- a CDS encoding MBL fold metallo-hydrolase codes for MTQDLGGGVHTIDTLMSGYSGITAGYLVLGERPCLVETGTARSAPIVREALASHGLGPGDLATVVVTHIHLDHAGGVGDVAGLYPNAEVVVHELGARHLVDPAKLMASAQRVYGPLMDEVFGPLLPTPAERVRAVGDQARVDLGNGRDLLVRYSPGHAKHHVALFDESTGDLYVGDAAGIYVPEADIVRPATPPPDFDLKVALASLRAFRDMRPARLLFSHYGPVDHVEDILDRSEEELRLWVELVGEARGNELDLDHAVGLVRERTAERYAAIRQDPELDEKFERLNSFAANIVGINRWLDRVEGRTYDFGDAAGATPPLAG; via the coding sequence TTGACGCAGGATCTCGGCGGCGGCGTCCACACCATCGACACCCTGATGTCCGGCTACTCCGGCATCACCGCCGGCTACCTCGTGCTCGGCGAGCGGCCGTGCCTGGTCGAGACCGGCACCGCCCGGTCCGCGCCGATCGTGCGAGAGGCGCTGGCCTCGCACGGCCTCGGCCCCGGCGACCTGGCCACCGTGGTCGTCACGCACATCCACCTCGACCACGCCGGCGGCGTCGGCGACGTGGCCGGCCTGTACCCGAACGCCGAGGTCGTCGTGCACGAGCTCGGCGCCCGGCACCTCGTCGACCCGGCGAAGCTCATGGCCAGCGCCCAGCGGGTGTACGGGCCGTTGATGGACGAGGTGTTCGGCCCGCTGCTCCCCACGCCGGCCGAACGCGTCCGCGCCGTCGGCGACCAGGCCCGCGTCGACCTCGGCAACGGCCGCGACCTGCTCGTCCGCTACTCCCCCGGGCACGCCAAGCATCACGTCGCGCTGTTCGACGAATCCACCGGCGACCTCTACGTCGGCGACGCCGCCGGCATCTACGTGCCCGAGGCGGACATCGTCCGCCCGGCGACGCCGCCGCCGGACTTCGACCTCAAGGTCGCGCTGGCGTCGTTGCGAGCGTTCCGCGACATGCGGCCGGCCCGGCTGCTGTTCAGCCACTACGGGCCGGTCGACCACGTCGAGGACATCCTCGACCGCTCCGAGGAGGAGCTGCGGCTGTGGGTGGAGCTGGTCGGCGAGGCCCGCGGCAACGAGCTCGACCTCGACCACGCCGTCGGCCTGGTCCGCGAACGCACCGCCGAGCGGTACGCCGCCATCCGTCAGGACCCCGAGCTGGACGAGAAGTTCGAACGCCTCAACTCGTTCGCGGCGAACATCGTCGGCATCAACCGCTGGCTGGACCGGGTCGAGGGCCGGACGTACGATTTCGGCGACGCCGCCGGCGCTACGCCTCCGCTGGCCGGCTGA
- a CDS encoding single-stranded DNA-binding protein — protein MPDEAADDVRNEVRLVGRLAAPGEERALPSGDVLVSFRVVVARPPGARAARSPAVDTIDCAAWTGGVRRTVLGWAAGDVVEVTGALRRRFWRAGAGAASRTEVEVLRAKRVAKAPAPP, from the coding sequence GTGCCGGACGAGGCGGCGGACGACGTGCGCAACGAGGTCCGCTTGGTGGGGCGGCTGGCCGCGCCGGGGGAGGAGCGGGCGCTGCCCAGCGGCGACGTGCTGGTGTCGTTCCGGGTGGTGGTCGCGCGGCCGCCCGGGGCGCGGGCGGCGCGGTCGCCGGCGGTGGACACGATCGACTGCGCCGCGTGGACCGGCGGGGTGCGGCGGACGGTGCTCGGCTGGGCGGCCGGCGACGTGGTCGAGGTGACGGGCGCGCTGCGGCGGCGGTTCTGGCGCGCGGGCGCCGGGGCGGCGAGCCGGACGGAGGTGGAGGTGCTGCGGGCCAAGCGGGTCGCCAAGGCGCCCGCTCCGCCGTAG